One part of the Phragmites australis chromosome 3, lpPhrAust1.1, whole genome shotgun sequence genome encodes these proteins:
- the LOC133911159 gene encoding uncharacterized protein LOC133911159 isoform X2 — translation MPTPTALVWRSEKPAAEIQYHCLEIGGASGQSGGSRMKKPCDCCRRYLDHLDAKNQNMICFLRCMTANSKHSTKIHLSCVNGWPSEMSAFYMSRQHLCTRIYSPRVCQLWCSKISTPVSRSVKLQVDTTEGCWNIYYPGPATLPPGPIVTEWK, via the exons ATGCCCACGCCCACTGCTCTCGTGTGGCGCTCGGAAAAGCCAGCTGCCGAAATCCAG TACCATTGTTTGGAGATTGGAGGAGCTTCTGGACAAAG TGGTGGTTCACGAATGAAGAAACCCTGTGATTGTTGCAGAAGATACTTGGATCATCTGGAtgcaaaaaatcaaaatatgatCTGCTTCCTCAGGTGTATGACTGCCAATTCTAAACATAGCACC AAAATACATCTTTCATGCGTGAACGGGTGGCCCTCAGAGATGTCCGCGTTCTACATGTCCCGTCAACACTTATGTACGCGAATATATTCACCAAGAGTCTGCCAACTGTGGTGTTCCAAGATTTCCACTCCAGTCTCAAGATCCGTGAAGCTCCAAGTTGACACTACGGAAGGGTGTTGGAATATCTACTATCCAGGCCCAGCCACCCTGCCGCCTGGACCCATCGTGACCGAATGGAAATGA
- the LOC133911159 gene encoding uncharacterized protein LOC133911159 isoform X3, giving the protein MPTPTALVWRSEKPAAEIQYHCLEIGGASGQRRYLDHLDAKNQNMICFLRCMTANSKHSTKIHLSCVNGWPSEMSAFYMSRQHLCTRIYSPRVCQLWCSKISTPVSRSVKLQVDTTEGCWNIYYPGPATLPPGPIVTEWK; this is encoded by the exons ATGCCCACGCCCACTGCTCTCGTGTGGCGCTCGGAAAAGCCAGCTGCCGAAATCCAG TACCATTGTTTGGAGATTGGAGGAGCTTCTGGACAAAG AAGATACTTGGATCATCTGGAtgcaaaaaatcaaaatatgatCTGCTTCCTCAGGTGTATGACTGCCAATTCTAAACATAGCACC AAAATACATCTTTCATGCGTGAACGGGTGGCCCTCAGAGATGTCCGCGTTCTACATGTCCCGTCAACACTTATGTACGCGAATATATTCACCAAGAGTCTGCCAACTGTGGTGTTCCAAGATTTCCACTCCAGTCTCAAGATCCGTGAAGCTCCAAGTTGACACTACGGAAGGGTGTTGGAATATCTACTATCCAGGCCCAGCCACCCTGCCGCCTGGACCCATCGTGACCGAATGGAAATGA
- the LOC133911159 gene encoding uncharacterized protein LOC133911159 isoform X5 translates to MPTPTALVWRSEKPAAEIQYHCLEIGGASGQRRYLDHLDAKNQNMICFLRCMTANSKHSTEIWKLTEKSWQNAARKETELCPR, encoded by the exons ATGCCCACGCCCACTGCTCTCGTGTGGCGCTCGGAAAAGCCAGCTGCCGAAATCCAG TACCATTGTTTGGAGATTGGAGGAGCTTCTGGACAAAG AAGATACTTGGATCATCTGGAtgcaaaaaatcaaaatatgatCTGCTTCCTCAGGTGTATGACTGCCAATTCTAAACATAGCACC GAGATATGGAAACTTACGGAGAAAAGTTGGCAGAATGCAGCAAGAAAGGAGACAGAATTGTGCCCCAGATGA
- the LOC133911159 gene encoding uncharacterized protein LOC133911159 isoform X1 — protein sequence MPTPTALVWRSEKPAAEIQYHCLEIGGASGQRSGGSRMKKPCDCCRRYLDHLDAKNQNMICFLRCMTANSKHSTKIHLSCVNGWPSEMSAFYMSRQHLCTRIYSPRVCQLWCSKISTPVSRSVKLQVDTTEGCWNIYYPGPATLPPGPIVTEWK from the exons ATGCCCACGCCCACTGCTCTCGTGTGGCGCTCGGAAAAGCCAGCTGCCGAAATCCAG TACCATTGTTTGGAGATTGGAGGAGCTTCTGGACAAAG AAGTGGTGGTTCACGAATGAAGAAACCCTGTGATTGTTGCAGAAGATACTTGGATCATCTGGAtgcaaaaaatcaaaatatgatCTGCTTCCTCAGGTGTATGACTGCCAATTCTAAACATAGCACC AAAATACATCTTTCATGCGTGAACGGGTGGCCCTCAGAGATGTCCGCGTTCTACATGTCCCGTCAACACTTATGTACGCGAATATATTCACCAAGAGTCTGCCAACTGTGGTGTTCCAAGATTTCCACTCCAGTCTCAAGATCCGTGAAGCTCCAAGTTGACACTACGGAAGGGTGTTGGAATATCTACTATCCAGGCCCAGCCACCCTGCCGCCTGGACCCATCGTGACCGAATGGAAATGA
- the LOC133911159 gene encoding uncharacterized protein LOC133911159 isoform X4, producing the protein MPTPTALVWRSEKPAAEIQYHCLEIGGASGQRSGGSRMKKPCDCCRRYLDHLDAKNQNMICFLRCMTANSKHSTRCPRSTCPVNTYVREYIHQESANCGVPRFPLQSQDP; encoded by the exons ATGCCCACGCCCACTGCTCTCGTGTGGCGCTCGGAAAAGCCAGCTGCCGAAATCCAG TACCATTGTTTGGAGATTGGAGGAGCTTCTGGACAAAG AAGTGGTGGTTCACGAATGAAGAAACCCTGTGATTGTTGCAGAAGATACTTGGATCATCTGGAtgcaaaaaatcaaaatatgatCTGCTTCCTCAGGTGTATGACTGCCAATTCTAAACATAGCACC AGATGTCCGCGTTCTACATGTCCCGTCAACACTTATGTACGCGAATATATTCACCAAGAGTCTGCCAACTGTGGTGTTCCAAGATTTCCACTCCAGTCTCAAGATCCGTGA
- the LOC133912878 gene encoding B3 domain-containing protein Os03g0619600-like, whose protein sequence is MARGGSRMKKSCDCCRRYLDHLEEKKQNMTCFLRRMTANFRHSMMVPNRFLKHFAGKLSGTIKLESPNGSLYDVEVTERFNKMVLRHGWEAFVDAHHIEENDSLLFQHIEKCCFEVLIFDSDGCEKVFSCAGIKNTPSFQETSVDTVGILSSSQHDATESSGSERFSRYQKGSSCHRGKTKKMAAISLSSEELGEDIPSENESSEPDDLQTPLGSGYVLSQRSYLSEAQKERVIALIQEIQPESTVFVAVMRKSHVQPPSPYLAISKEYAFAHFPHESTNVTLQRPGKSKKWHPKFYKRKDKRLYMLKGQWLNFVRDNHVQEGDICLFFPTKYGRRFTFTVHLVRTTTTHSSGGAGFRRVGSCHGRSTTKMASAVHVKEESTDGENVYLETDMHETLHEDLESDSGGPSEPPYIVPCNSCLSQSQKKIVEEKVRAIQSDVPIFVAIMNKSNVGVTHGTIEFGRRFAAPHLPVREQTVVLQCGKKIWKTKMVIRKGRRRWFLCGGWPTFVLDNGLRVGDVCLFELKKNERKITMKVHTILREQF, encoded by the exons ATGGCCAGAGGTGGTTCCCGTATGAAGAAATCTTGTGATTGTTGCAGAAGGTACTTGGATCAtttggaagaaaagaaacaGAATATGACATGTTTCCTCAGGCGTATGACTGCCAATTTCAGACATAGCATG ATGGTACCGAACAGATTTCTGAAGCATTTCGCAGGAAAGTTGTCAGGAACCATCAAATTAGAATCCCCTAATGGTAGTCTATATGATGTTGAAGTTACAGAGCGTTTTAATAAGATGGTGCTAAGACATGGATGGGAGGCATTTGTTGATGCCCATCACATAGAGGAGAATGACTCCTTGCTGTTTCAACACATTGAGAAATGTTGTTTTGAGGTTTTAATCTTCGATTCTGATGGTTGTGAGAAAGTGTTTTCCTGTGCTGGCATAAAAAACACCCCAAGTTTTCAAGAAACAAGTGTAGATACTGTTGGTATTTTAAGCAGCTCTCAGCACGATGCCACAGAATCATCAGGAAGTGAAAGATTCTCTAGGTATCAAAAGGGTAGCTCCTGTCATCGTGGGAAAACTAAAAAGATGGCTGCAATATCCTTGTCATCTGAGGAGTTAG GCGAAGACATTCCATCTGAAAACGAATCTTCTGAGCCGGACGATCTTCAGACACCCCTAGGGTCTGGTTATGTTTTATCACAAAGAAGTTATCTATCTGAAGCACAAAAGGAGAGAGTAATTGCGCTTATCCAGGAAATTCAACCTGAAAGTACTGTTTTTGTAGCAGTCATGAGGAAGAGCCATGTTCAACCACCTAGTCCTTATCTG GCTATTTCCAAGGAATATGCATTTGCACATTTTCCACATGAAAGCACGAATGTCACACTTCAAAGGCCAGGAAAGAGCAAGAAGTGGCATCCCAAATTCtacaaaagaaaagataaaagaCTGTACATGCTTAAGGGGCAGTGGTTAAACTTTGTCCGTGACAATCATGTGCAGGAGGGAGATATCTGCCTCTTTTTTCCGACAAAGTATGGCAGAAGATTCACATTTACAGTCCATCTAGTTCGCACAACAACAACTCATTCCAGCGGTGGAGCTGGTTTTCGAAGGGTTGGCTCATGCCATGGTAGATCAACCACAAAGATGGCTTCAGCAGTTCATGTTAAGGAGGAATCAACCGATG GAGAAAATGTTTACTTGGAAACTGACATGCATGAAACTTTGCACGAAGATCTAGAGAGCGACTCTGGTGGTCCTTCTGAGCCTCCCTACATTGTACCATGCAATAGTTGTCTATCTCAATCCCAAAAGAAGATTGTTGAAGAGAAAGTGCGAGCCATCCAATCCGATGTCCCCATTTTTGTAGCAATCATGAATAAGAGCAATGTTGGTGTCACTCATGGCACGATA GAATTTGGTAGACGATTTGCTGCTCCACATCTTCCAGTTAGAGAGCAAACAGTGGTGCTGCAGTGCGGGAAGAAGATATGGAAGACCAAAATGGTGATTCGtaaaggtagaagaaggtggttCCTATGTGGAGGTTGGCCCACATTTGTTCTTGACAATGGTCTGCGAGTTGGTGATGTCTGTCTGTTCGAACTGAAGAAGAACGAGAGGAAGATTACCATGAAGGTCCATACCATTTTAAGGGAGCAGTTCTAA
- the LOC133912877 gene encoding uncharacterized protein LOC133912877, with protein sequence MSTVCEVCGDIGYKHLLVCCRDCMCSAAHQYCLDKVVFDASLADWLCYECLQRCGEASCSRSLEKVSSERPPSHAHFGSTVHQPITKRVESARHAGPWRNRKSKSYMIKHASLNKIYSSRKKHTKKKPNMRPMGNCTNRKGRIATSTAHTSAKALHSCETIGTETSKSNNGENQQVDNENSVALNIKQPSPLIVNCLGYTLGDTDQSHLLKAMEGLACSSKEAPQSLTAPFKLVMKTKNVVLGSNKLKSSSPTADHGNSILEKSGDKSNSMKDSGANLSCKYTDHDNQTNQHASVGCKNTKVKSEKDNRTVADAHQNKHWAAASLRNSKDKSEAHGDSSSNVIDSLTLERDKEEVRFQLDYRASNEWPQRSMAANVPLLSTLQNDVVDKVMPYSPNDGCEKVFPCAGIKNIPSVRERSIDSVDISSSSQQDTTQSSESSERFAECQKGSSCHRGKTVMVATTSLSSEESGEDIPSEKECLESDDLQAPPGADYVLSRTSYLSEAQKERVMAFIQETQPEITVFVAIMRKSSVEPPGPFLAISKEYAVAHFPHESSTVTLQRPGKSKKWHPLFYKRNESRKYMLMGRWLDFVHDNHLQEGDICLLVPTKGGGRSTFTVYLLRATATHSRGGAGFQRVGPCPGGSSAEVHIEEPTDEAHVSSERDMHEISHESLESEDYGGPSQPPYIVPCKSDLSKSQKKIVEERVRAIQSKVPIYVAVMKNNNAGVAQRWMLELGVRYAALYLPASGQTVMLHCMGKTWKTQMVIHNGRRWFLNGGWTKFARDNGLRVGDICLFELKKNERKLTMTVHIISREQFSL encoded by the exons ATG AGCACGGTGTGTGAAGTGTGTGGAGATATTGGTTACAAGCATCTTCTGGTATGTTGCAGAGACTGCATGTGTTCTGCTGCGCACCA ATACTGTTTGGACAAAGTTGTCTTTGATGCATCATTAGCAGACTGGTTGTGTTATGAATGCCTACAAAGGTGTGGTGAAGCTTCTTGCAGCAGATCTCTAGAGAAGGTGTCAAGTGAAAGGCCACCAAGTCATGCTCATTTTGGTTCTACAGTACATCAGCCAATTACCAAGAGAGTGGAGTCAGCAAGGCATGCAGGGCCATGGAGAAATAGAAAAAGTAAATCATACATGattaaacatgcatctctcaatAAAATTTATTCTTCACGAAAGAAGCACACTAAAAAGAAGCCAAATATGCGACCAATGGGCAACTGCACCAATAGAAAAGGACGAATTGCTACAAGTACTGCCCACACAAGTGCGAAGGCATTACATTCTTGTGAAACCATTGGGACAGAAACATCTAAGAGCAACAATGGTGAGAACCAGCAGGTTGACAATGAAAACTCTGTTGCATTGAACATTAAGCAGCCTAGCCCCTTGATTGTGAATTGCTTGGGTTATACATTGGGAGATACTGACCAGTCTCACCTCTTGAAAGCAATGGAAGGGTTGGCTTGTAGTTCGAAGGAAGCCCCACAATCGCTAACAGCGCCATTCAAATTAGTTATGAAGACAAAGAATGTGGTTTTAGGATCAAATAAATTAAAGTCATCAAGTCCCACAGCTGATCATGGAAACTCGATTCTTGAAAAAAGTGGAGACAAATCGAATAGCATGAAGGACAGTGGTGCAAACTTGTCATGCAAATACACCGATCATGACAATCAGACAAATCAACACGCTTCAGTTGGCTGCAAGAATACAAAAGTCAAGTCTGAAAAGGATAATAGAACTGTGGCTGATGCACATCAAAACAAACACTGGGCAGCGGCCTCACTGAGAAACAGCAAGGACAAGTCTGAAGCACATGGTGATAGTAGTAGCAACGTCATAGATAGCTTGACGCTGGAAAGAGATAAGGAAGAGGTCAGATTCCAACTGGATTATAGGGCTAGCAATGAGTGGCCGCAGAGAAGCATGGCTGCCAATGTACCACTCTTGTCCACTCTGCAAAATGATGTTGTGGACAAAGTCATGCCATATTCACCAAATGATGGTTGTGAGAAAGTGTTTCCCTGTGCTGGCATAAAAAACATCCCAAGTGTTCGAGAAAGAAGTATAGATTCCGTTGATATTTCAAGCAGCTCTCAACAAGATACCACACAATCATCAGAAAGCAGTGAAAGATTCGCTGAGTGTCAGAAGGGTAGCTCTTGTCATCGTGGGAAAACTGTAATGGTTGCCACAACATCCTTGTCATCTGAGGAGTCAG GAGAAGACATTCCCTCTGAAAAGGAATGTTTGGAGTCGGATGATCTTCAGGCACCCCCAGGGGCTGATTATGTTCTATCACGTACAAGTTATCTATCTGAAGCACAGAAGGAGAGAGTAATGGCATTTATCCAGGAAACTCAACCTGAAATCACTGTTTTTGTAGCAATCATGCGGAAGAGCAGTGTTGAACCCCCGGGTCCTTTTCTG GCTATTTCCAAGGAATATGCAGTTGCACATTTCCCACATGAAAGCTCAACTGTCACACTTCAGAGGCCTGGCAAGAGCAAGAAGTGGCATCCCTTATTCTACAAAAGAAATGAGAGTAGGAAGTACATGCTTATGGGACGGTGGTTAGACTTTGTCCATGACAATCATTTGCAGGAGGGAGATATCTGCCTCCTTGTACCGACAAAGGGTGGGGGAAGATCCACGTTTACAGTCTATCTACTTCGTGCAACAGCAACTCATTCCAGAGGAGGAGCTGGTTTTCAAAGGGTTGGTCCATGCCCTGGTGGTTCTAGTGCAGAAGTCCATATTGAGGAACCAACCGATG AAGCACATGTTTCCTCGgaaagagacatgcatgaaatTTCTCACGAATCTCTGGAGAGCGAAGACTATGGTGGTCCATCTCAGCCTCCCTACATTGTACCATGCAAGAGTGATCTATCTAAATCCCAAAAGAAGATTGTTGAAGAGAGAGTGCGAGCCATCCAATCCAAAGTTCCCATTTATGTAGCAGTAATGAAGAATAACAACGCTGGCGTCGCTCAGCGTTGGATGCTA GAATTAGGTGTACGATATGCTGCTTTATATCTTCCAGCTAGTGGGCAAACTGTGATGCTCCACTGCATGGGGAAGACATGGAAAACCCAGATGGTGATTCACAATGGTAGAAGGTGGTTTCTTAATGGAGGTTGGACCAAATTTGCTCGTGACAATGGTCTTCGAGTCGGTGATATATGTCTATTCGAACTGAAGAAGAACGAGAGGAAGCTTACAATGACGGTCCATATCATTTCCAGGGAGCAGTTTAGTTTGTAG